Proteins found in one Paenibacillus borealis genomic segment:
- a CDS encoding AroM family protein, whose translation MSKNIGLITIGQAPRNDVAPIIEKYLEGKAGLVQSGVLDGFTADQVREFYSPGPGEYVLTTRMADGSAAVISRERIKSVLQGKVDAMEAAGIQTILLACTGVFPGLHTAKAHLIEPDRIIPPVVQAMLDGRRLGLIGPLPEQEDSMIEKFAGAGTRLPFAAASPYTGTEADFRAAAERLRDHADVIVLDCMGYVEQHRQWAASAGVPAVLSNALMGKLVAEMV comes from the coding sequence ATGAGTAAAAATATAGGGTTAATCACGATCGGACAAGCTCCCCGGAACGATGTTGCGCCGATTATTGAGAAGTATCTGGAGGGTAAGGCAGGATTGGTTCAGTCCGGGGTACTTGACGGGTTCACTGCTGATCAGGTACGGGAATTCTATAGTCCTGGTCCCGGGGAGTATGTGCTGACTACCCGCATGGCGGACGGATCAGCTGCGGTGATCTCCCGTGAACGGATAAAGTCAGTTCTGCAGGGGAAGGTTGATGCTATGGAAGCTGCTGGAATTCAGACGATTCTGCTGGCCTGTACCGGTGTTTTTCCGGGACTGCATACGGCTAAGGCCCATCTGATTGAACCGGACCGGATTATTCCTCCGGTTGTACAAGCGATGCTAGACGGACGGCGGCTGGGGCTGATCGGTCCTCTGCCAGAGCAGGAAGACAGTATGATTGAGAAATTCGCGGGTGCCGGAACCCGGCTGCCGTTTGCAGCTGCATCTCCGTATACCGGAACGGAAGCGGATTTCCGTGCTGCTGCTGAGCGTCTGCGGGACCATGCGGATGTGATAGTGCTTGACTGTATGGGATATGTGGAGCAGCATAGACAGTGGGCGGCCTCCGCTGGAGTGCCTGCCGTGCTGTCCAATGCCCTGATGGGCAAGCTGGTAGCAGAAATGGTGTAA
- a CDS encoding DUF1177 domain-containing protein: protein MALHQTITVLNALDSAYVNGEQVRQLFAAYPAVKVEVQKVEGEKGSTEFVKITIPGSKGKLGGGSAPTFGIVGRLGGIGARPSRIGIVSDADGAVAAIASALKLANMQTKGDVLQGDVLVTTHICPDAPTLPHEPVDFMDSPVDILQMNEHEVLPEMEAIISIDTTKGNRVVNHKGIAISPTVKEGYILRVSEDLLRIKEMTTGQYPVTFPVTTQDITPYGNGLYHINSILQPAVATSAPVVGLAITAQSMVPGCGTGASHEIDIAQAVRFAIETAKEFTQGICSFYNEAEFAQITELYGSMKVLQTLGKPAVISQ, encoded by the coding sequence ATGGCACTTCATCAAACGATTACAGTCTTGAACGCACTGGACAGCGCTTATGTTAACGGTGAGCAGGTCAGGCAGTTATTCGCAGCATATCCTGCGGTTAAGGTTGAGGTTCAGAAAGTGGAAGGTGAGAAAGGCAGTACGGAATTCGTCAAAATCACCATTCCCGGCAGTAAAGGCAAGCTTGGAGGCGGTAGCGCACCAACCTTCGGAATTGTCGGCAGACTTGGCGGCATTGGGGCGCGCCCCAGCCGGATCGGTATTGTCTCTGATGCAGACGGTGCGGTGGCAGCAATCGCTTCAGCGCTGAAGCTGGCGAACATGCAGACCAAAGGGGATGTGCTGCAAGGTGACGTCCTGGTCACGACACATATTTGCCCGGATGCTCCGACCCTGCCGCATGAGCCGGTTGATTTCATGGATTCCCCGGTGGATATCCTGCAGATGAATGAGCATGAGGTGCTGCCGGAGATGGAAGCGATTATTTCCATTGATACAACCAAAGGCAACCGTGTGGTGAATCACAAAGGCATTGCAATCTCACCTACCGTCAAAGAAGGATACATTCTGCGGGTTAGTGAAGATCTGCTGCGTATCAAGGAAATGACGACAGGACAGTATCCGGTTACTTTTCCGGTGACTACGCAGGATATTACGCCTTACGGTAACGGACTATATCATATCAATTCAATCCTGCAGCCAGCAGTAGCGACTTCCGCTCCGGTAGTAGGTCTGGCGATTACTGCCCAGTCCATGGTGCCCGGCTGCGGTACAGGGGCAAGCCACGAGATTGATATCGCCCAGGCAGTGCGTTTTGCCATTGAGACGGCCAAAGAGTTCACCCAAGGCATATGCTCCTTCTATAACGAAGCTGAATTTGCACAGATTACCGAGCTGTACGGTTCGATGAAAGTGCTGCAGACACTGGGTAAACCTGCTGTAATCTCGCAATAG